A stretch of Bradyrhizobium sp. AZCC 2262 DNA encodes these proteins:
- a CDS encoding glycosyltransferase family 87 protein, with protein MDLAQGGGNFEQRDALRPPAVVLIPGLLMAFYVWLNLLTTIPYPGKIGIDYNTLGTDWMVFYGAIRSVLDGNAPLIFDGDRFTDFLNTNFAGWLSKPLEFRPWAYPPSFLLILLPFAPLGFFGSYVAFQVVTGALLALALRSRAAAAVPSPALLVAALACPASAINAIDGQAVFLVAALIVGGFGLLERRPYLGGLVLGLLTFKPQFCILVPIALIAAGQWRALLASGLSAFAMMIASGLIFGWDLWLRWFPLIIENLVSPSEKWIEFGRMWGHSVYTCAVLLGAPQRLASWIQLLAVLGAASSVIIAFRSRLGTREKTALFLAATVLAAPHSGPYDVTLLVIAAAFWLMSRAAPLPLWCWTLAFMIWLLPMLSPPLIFPVARIAPLFPVLLIVLLLRPGVSASVHGR; from the coding sequence ATGGACTTGGCACAAGGCGGAGGCAATTTCGAGCAGAGGGACGCGCTGCGTCCACCCGCGGTCGTGCTGATCCCCGGCCTCCTGATGGCGTTTTACGTCTGGCTGAATCTGCTGACGACCATTCCATATCCAGGCAAGATCGGGATCGACTACAATACCCTCGGCACCGACTGGATGGTCTTCTACGGCGCGATCCGCTCGGTCCTCGATGGCAACGCGCCGCTGATCTTCGACGGCGATCGCTTCACCGACTTCCTGAACACGAATTTTGCCGGCTGGCTTTCCAAGCCGCTGGAATTTCGGCCATGGGCTTATCCGCCGAGCTTTCTGCTGATCCTGCTGCCGTTCGCGCCATTGGGATTCTTCGGCTCCTATGTGGCGTTTCAGGTCGTGACCGGCGCCCTGCTGGCGCTGGCGCTGCGATCGCGTGCGGCAGCCGCCGTGCCATCGCCCGCCCTGCTCGTGGCCGCGCTGGCTTGCCCGGCATCGGCCATCAATGCGATCGACGGTCAGGCCGTCTTTCTGGTCGCAGCCCTGATCGTCGGCGGGTTTGGCCTTCTCGAACGGCGGCCTTATCTCGGCGGATTGGTGCTCGGACTGCTGACGTTCAAACCCCAGTTCTGCATCCTGGTCCCGATCGCCTTGATCGCGGCCGGGCAGTGGCGCGCCCTGCTGGCGTCGGGCCTGTCGGCATTCGCAATGATGATCGCGAGCGGATTGATTTTCGGATGGGACCTGTGGCTGCGCTGGTTTCCGCTCATCATCGAGAATCTCGTCAGCCCGAGCGAGAAGTGGATCGAGTTCGGCCGCATGTGGGGCCACAGTGTCTACACCTGCGCGGTTCTGCTCGGCGCGCCGCAACGGCTGGCGTCGTGGATTCAACTGCTCGCCGTGCTCGGCGCAGCCTCATCCGTCATCATCGCGTTTCGATCGCGGTTGGGGACGAGGGAAAAGACGGCGCTGTTTCTGGCTGCGACGGTGCTCGCCGCGCCGCATTCCGGACCCTATGATGTGACGCTGCTGGTGATCGCGGCGGCGTTCTGGTTGATGTCGCGCGCCGCGCCGCTGCCGCTGTGGTGCTGGACGCTGGCGTTCATGATCTGGCTCCTGCCGATGCTGAGCCCGCCTTTGATTTTCCCCGTGGCCAGGATCGCCCCGCTCTTTCCGGTGCTGCTGATCGTGCTTCTGCTCCGTCCCGGCGTATCGGCCTCGGTGCACGGACGATAG